The following proteins come from a genomic window of Rhodoligotrophos sp. CJ14:
- a CDS encoding hybrid sensor histidine kinase/response regulator has protein sequence MTDIRQQLLAVFDVEHREHLQSMRSVLSAAAAGDEVDLYDVFRRAHTLKGAARAVDLTEVERLADRLETVLTQVVEAPGLLTNELNNALSVALDAIEGAVAAAVQGRPEPHLQDAIDLLDQVAASEGEPSAQPDMTGEEKGEPSALASQAPEPASPLPELRPKQVATPATGTKGTLPDTTPSEASASAAGPSVTAHSAAAAFLTVSTELVDEVANASYELTLAVQARQGIDQLYRGLEAELKQLERSWEQVRAERRSQAVDDRSKTFQAQLRAISRQLSSLNRRQRQASWSVGQAAAGLRDRIEHLALVPAETVFGGFARMVREIARAERYPVEFAMSGLDLQADISLLQALKDPIMHLLRNAISHGGEPQDVRRAQGKPEALHIALEVSASADQLHVRVLDDGRGLDFARIAEVAARRGLIAPAAFGRVDQEQLASLLLHPGFSTAPEVNDLAGRGIGLSVVHDAIQRLRGAFSLRPGNPWGTVAFLDVPLSASRQNLLIVEAEGMVFGLPSTAVSRVMRVRLEDVGSVGGQPIVEVRQGEEVEPVPLVPLASLMRGTPGMLPSEGGMVNVVLLQAGRRQHALAVDLLQEAGPFVIAAPELIGTDPSIIAGTAVLSDGSPAPVLRPEGLMAQWIERDKGRASLVDGWSGPEQPRQATILVVDDSITTRTLEKNLLEAQGFRVLVSVDGIDALAVLREQSDIDLVVADIEMPRMDGLALLRAMKNDARLEAIPVILMTSRAGAEDVRRGLELGAEAYLTKQKFDQRELLATINQLL, from the coding sequence GTGACAGATATCCGTCAACAGCTTCTCGCGGTGTTCGATGTTGAGCACAGGGAGCATCTCCAATCGATGCGATCGGTGCTCTCGGCGGCCGCTGCCGGGGATGAGGTTGATCTTTATGACGTGTTCAGGAGGGCGCATACGCTCAAGGGGGCTGCGCGGGCGGTCGACTTGACGGAGGTGGAGCGGCTTGCCGACAGGCTCGAGACCGTTCTTACGCAAGTGGTTGAAGCGCCGGGCCTGCTTACGAACGAGCTGAACAATGCGCTCTCGGTGGCGCTCGATGCGATCGAGGGCGCGGTTGCCGCCGCCGTGCAGGGCAGGCCGGAGCCGCACCTTCAGGATGCGATCGATCTTTTGGATCAGGTCGCGGCCAGTGAGGGTGAGCCATCCGCGCAGCCGGACATGACGGGTGAGGAGAAGGGCGAGCCGAGTGCGCTGGCCTCTCAAGCTCCTGAGCCAGCCTCGCCGCTGCCGGAGTTGCGGCCAAAACAGGTGGCAACCCCGGCGACGGGCACAAAGGGGACGCTGCCAGACACCACACCGTCGGAAGCATCAGCCTCTGCGGCTGGGCCATCGGTGACGGCGCATTCGGCGGCCGCCGCGTTCCTGACCGTCTCGACGGAACTGGTCGATGAGGTCGCGAATGCCTCTTATGAGCTCACGCTGGCGGTGCAGGCGCGGCAGGGGATCGATCAGCTCTATCGCGGTCTCGAGGCGGAGCTCAAGCAGCTCGAGCGCAGCTGGGAACAGGTCCGCGCCGAGAGAAGAAGCCAAGCCGTGGATGACAGAAGCAAGACCTTCCAGGCGCAGCTTCGTGCGATCTCGCGGCAATTGTCATCGCTCAACCGCAGGCAAAGACAGGCAAGCTGGTCCGTTGGACAAGCGGCTGCCGGGCTGAGAGACAGAATTGAGCATCTCGCGCTGGTGCCGGCAGAAACCGTGTTCGGTGGCTTTGCCCGTATGGTGCGGGAGATCGCCAGGGCTGAGCGCTACCCGGTCGAGTTCGCCATGAGTGGGCTCGACCTGCAGGCGGATATAAGCCTTCTGCAGGCGCTGAAGGATCCGATCATGCATCTGTTGCGCAATGCGATCAGCCATGGCGGCGAGCCTCAAGATGTTCGGCGCGCGCAGGGCAAGCCCGAGGCGCTGCATATTGCGCTCGAGGTTTCGGCTTCCGCGGACCAGCTGCATGTGCGCGTCTTGGATGATGGGCGAGGTCTCGACTTTGCCCGGATTGCGGAAGTGGCCGCGCGACGCGGCCTCATCGCGCCGGCGGCATTCGGGAGAGTGGACCAGGAGCAGCTTGCGTCCCTCTTGCTCCATCCCGGCTTCTCCACCGCGCCCGAGGTGAACGATCTTGCCGGCCGCGGCATTGGCCTGTCGGTCGTTCATGACGCGATTCAGCGACTGCGGGGCGCGTTCTCGCTGAGGCCGGGGAACCCGTGGGGCACTGTCGCGTTCCTTGATGTGCCGCTGTCCGCCTCGCGACAGAACCTGCTCATCGTCGAGGCGGAGGGAATGGTGTTCGGCCTTCCGTCGACCGCGGTTTCGCGCGTCATGCGGGTGAGGCTCGAGGATGTCGGCAGTGTAGGAGGCCAGCCGATTGTTGAGGTGAGACAGGGCGAGGAGGTGGAGCCGGTGCCGCTGGTGCCTCTGGCGTCGCTCATGCGGGGGACGCCCGGAATGCTACCCTCGGAGGGTGGCATGGTGAATGTCGTGCTGCTTCAGGCCGGCCGGCGGCAGCATGCGCTGGCTGTTGACCTGTTGCAGGAGGCGGGCCCCTTCGTTATTGCCGCGCCTGAGCTCATCGGTACGGACCCATCGATCATCGCCGGCACGGCCGTGTTGAGTGATGGCTCTCCCGCTCCCGTATTGCGGCCCGAGGGGCTCATGGCGCAGTGGATCGAACGGGACAAGGGGCGGGCGTCGCTCGTAGATGGCTGGAGCGGACCAGAGCAGCCCCGGCAGGCCACCATTCTCGTGGTCGATGATTCGATCACCACACGCACCCTCGAGAAAAACCTGCTGGAGGCGCAAGGCTTCCGGGTGCTGGTGAGTGTCGATGGCATCGATGCACTGGCAGTGCTGCGCGAGCAATCCGACATCGATCTCGTGGTGGCCGACATCGAAATGCCCCGCATGGACGGCCTCGCCCTGCTGCGGGCCATGAAGAATGATGCACGGCTCGAGGCCATTCCCGTCATCCTCATGACATCGCGCGCCGGGGCGGAGGATGTGAGACGCGGGCTTGAACTTGGCGCGGAGGCCTATCTCACCAAGCAGAAGTTCGACCAGCGCGAACTTCTCGCCACAATCAATCAGCTGCTATGA
- a CDS encoding methyl-accepting chemotaxis protein, with translation MGLSIGNRILLGFAVIIAVLIGLVIYTLAQFGAVRDATDLIVTRDFATIQIFDRILGEERSLGAAQEDALTTFLIRQLGQRAEGEDPILAWRRQAAVTEGVLSEALSSVMQYRDQAVDPERQEAWTKLAQLLEQGAERLAQLRNETETQFAAIGANDQTRALASQSQIRAQRAEFLRIFTDARGILEALVQAGRQRSSTVYDSSRQSIILAMILTVLLAALISYLLRQSIVTPLGSFMQFADRVGKGDLGVRAEAGRDELGHLAAALNDMVRGLRDITHQNRETTTNLNAAAEEIRASTQQQAASVAEQLAAVQETAATVDEITHAGVQISKRAQEVIANAQTTAQNSGAGLKAVEDASRAMDAIREQAEAVAENIVALSEKTQAIGEIIATVNDISERSHLLALNAAIEAAAAGEAGRSFAVVASEMKMLADQAKDATGQVRSILGDIQRGINSSVMLTEEAVKRVVAGKDQADTAQQTIEEMTGSIQESVHTFQQIVASTNQQQLGIEQVMGALQNIREASQQTSQSTRQLDQAAGNLATLSQQLVSLTERYRL, from the coding sequence GTGGGCCTGTCAATCGGAAACAGAATTCTGCTCGGCTTTGCCGTCATCATCGCGGTGCTGATCGGACTGGTCATCTACACCCTCGCCCAGTTCGGTGCGGTGCGCGATGCAACGGATCTGATCGTCACACGAGATTTCGCGACTATCCAGATCTTCGACCGCATTCTCGGGGAGGAGCGATCCCTGGGCGCCGCACAAGAAGATGCGCTGACGACATTCCTCATACGGCAGCTTGGGCAGCGCGCGGAAGGCGAAGATCCCATCCTCGCCTGGCGGCGGCAAGCGGCCGTGACAGAAGGCGTTCTTTCCGAAGCACTCTCATCGGTCATGCAGTATCGCGATCAGGCGGTGGATCCCGAGCGACAGGAGGCCTGGACCAAGCTTGCGCAACTCCTCGAGCAAGGGGCTGAGCGGCTGGCGCAGCTGAGAAATGAGACCGAGACCCAATTTGCCGCTATCGGGGCCAATGATCAGACGCGAGCACTGGCCAGCCAAAGCCAGATCCGCGCCCAACGTGCCGAGTTCCTGCGGATCTTCACGGATGCGCGCGGCATTCTCGAAGCATTGGTCCAGGCTGGCCGGCAGCGGTCAAGCACGGTGTACGACTCGAGCCGGCAGTCGATCATTCTCGCCATGATTCTGACGGTGCTGCTTGCCGCTCTGATCAGCTATCTCCTGCGGCAATCCATCGTGACACCGTTGGGCTCGTTCATGCAGTTCGCCGATCGCGTCGGCAAAGGCGACCTTGGGGTGAGGGCAGAGGCGGGGCGCGATGAGCTCGGGCATCTGGCGGCTGCCTTGAACGACATGGTGCGAGGCTTACGCGATATCACCCACCAGAACCGCGAGACCACCACAAATCTCAATGCGGCCGCAGAGGAGATCCGTGCCTCAACCCAGCAGCAAGCAGCGAGCGTTGCGGAGCAGCTCGCGGCTGTACAGGAGACGGCGGCAACGGTCGATGAGATCACCCATGCCGGTGTTCAGATCAGCAAGCGGGCTCAGGAGGTGATCGCCAACGCGCAAACGACCGCCCAGAACAGCGGGGCCGGCCTCAAAGCGGTTGAAGATGCCTCGCGCGCCATGGATGCCATTCGCGAACAGGCCGAGGCGGTGGCCGAGAATATCGTCGCTTTGAGCGAAAAGACGCAGGCCATTGGCGAGATCATCGCCACGGTGAACGACATTTCCGAGCGCTCTCATCTGCTCGCGCTCAATGCGGCGATCGAGGCGGCGGCTGCCGGCGAGGCGGGGCGGAGCTTTGCGGTCGTCGCCTCAGAGATGAAGATGCTGGCCGATCAGGCGAAGGATGCGACCGGCCAGGTCCGTTCAATCCTCGGCGATATTCAGCGCGGCATCAATTCGTCAGTGATGCTGACGGAGGAAGCGGTCAAGCGGGTGGTTGCGGGGAAGGATCAGGCGGACACAGCCCAGCAAACGATCGAGGAGATGACCGGCAGCATTCAAGAAAGCGTCCATACCTTTCAGCAGATCGTCGCCTCGACCAATCAGCAGCAGCTTGGCATTGAGCAAGTCATGGGCGCGCTGCAGAATATACGCGAGGCAAGCCAACAGACCTCCCAGAGCACCCGGCAACTCGATCAGGCCGCCGGCAATCTCGCGACCTTGTCGCAGCAGCTCGTCAGCCTGACCGAGCGATACCGCCTGTGA
- a CDS encoding chemotaxis protein CheW, with amino-acid sequence MSEDTEASSPGAMRRRLRREIIGTLREARDNSARRIERLLDERTRLLAARGTKLLGSRADEENMLLVCRIGGERVGLPLSGVEAVLPNQPVSPIPSRYPEMLGIIAAGAEIYNVIDLARILGLTPVNPRDQDERMLVLLRRRSPRIALLVDFAEEATQIAREADVSDGASGIKGRGIIGYIAASSDSAEQGIALLELDTLLQPLLSSTSPSGAA; translated from the coding sequence ATGAGCGAGGACACGGAAGCATCATCGCCCGGAGCGATGCGGCGGCGATTGCGCCGCGAGATCATCGGTACCCTTCGGGAGGCCAGGGACAATAGCGCGCGCCGCATCGAGCGCCTGCTGGATGAGCGCACCCGGCTGCTTGCCGCACGTGGCACGAAACTCCTTGGCAGCCGCGCGGATGAGGAGAACATGCTCCTCGTCTGCAGGATCGGCGGGGAGCGGGTCGGCCTTCCCTTGAGTGGGGTCGAAGCTGTGCTCCCGAACCAGCCGGTGAGCCCGATCCCGAGCCGCTATCCGGAAATGCTCGGCATCATCGCTGCGGGGGCGGAGATTTATAACGTGATCGATCTCGCCCGCATCCTTGGTCTGACGCCCGTCAACCCGCGCGATCAGGACGAGAGGATGCTGGTGCTCTTGAGGCGCCGATCACCAAGAATAGCCCTTCTGGTCGACTTTGCCGAGGAGGCCACGCAAATTGCCCGAGAAGCTGACGTCTCGGATGGTGCATCTGGCATCAAGGGGCGCGGCATCATCGGGTATATCGCCGCTTCCTCGGATAGTGCCGAGCAAGGCATAGCGCTGCTCGAGCTCGACACTCTGCTACAGCCGCTTCTGTCATCAACCTCGCCAAGTGGAGCCGCGTAA